A genomic region of Brassica napus cultivar Da-Ae unplaced genomic scaffold, Da-Ae ScsIHWf_236;HRSCAF=403, whole genome shotgun sequence contains the following coding sequences:
- the LOC106424046 gene encoding protein IQ-DOMAIN 2 isoform X1 — translation MGKKAKWFSSVKKAFSPDPKKSKRKSPESPNGVISNPPDQARQSSPPPAPPPLEVRVAEVIVEQNRNLSPPSTDAVNATTIDVPVAPSSSAPPEVVVRPRAAAPTRFAGKSNEEAAAILIQTVFRGYLAKRALRAMRGLVRLRLLMEGSVVKRQAANTLKCMQTLSRVQSQIRTRRIRMSEENQARQKQLLQKHAKELAGLKNGDNWDDSIQSKEKVEAKLLSKYEATMRRERALAYAYTHQQNWKNNSKSGNPMFMDPSNPTWGWSWLERWMAGRPLDNSSEQNNDNAASKPITRNNSTQPNTPSSARAGGGTPRNKNSFFSPPTPSRLNQSSRKSNDDDAKSTISVLSERNRRHSIAGSSVRDDESLAGSQTLPSYMVPTKSARARVNKPQSPSSGGTTQENDGFTAKKRLSYPASPALPKPRRFSAPPKVEGGGVTVTNGGGS, via the exons ATGGGGAAAAAGGCAAAGTGGTTTTCTAGCGTTAAGAAAGCTTTCAGCCCTGATCCTAAG AAGTCAAAACGCAAGTCTCCGGAGAGTCCAAATGGTGTGATCTCTAACCCTCCTGACCAAGCCAGGcaatcttctcctcctcctgctcctcctcctcttgaGGTGAGAGTAGCTGAAGTGATTGTTGAACAGAACAGGAACCTTTCCCCTCCTTCGACAGATGCTGTGAATGCTACGACCATTGATGTTCCTGTAGCCCCATCTTCATCTGCTCCTCCTGAGGTGGTCGTTCGTCCTCGTGCTGCTGCACCTACTCGGTTTGCTGGAAAGTCTAACGAAGAAGCTGCTGCTATCTTGATTCAGACTGTATTCAGAGGCTATTTG GCAAAAAGAGCACTCCGGGCAATGAGGGGTTTGGTCAGGCTTAGGCTATTGATGGAAGGATCTGTTGTTAAACGCCAAGCCGCAAATACTTTAAAATGTATGCAGACTCTCTCGCGTGTGCAGTCACAGATCCGTACTAGGAGAATCAGAATGTCTGAAGAGAATCAGGCTCGCCAGAAACAACTCCTTCAGAAGCATGCCAAAGAGCTTGCTGGCTTGAAG AACGGGGACAACTGGGATGATAGCATTCAATCAAAGGAAAAAGTTGAAGCCAAGTTGCTGAGCAAGTACGAGGCGACGATGAGAAGGGAAAGGGCATTGGCTTATGCATACACTCATCAG CAAAACTGGAAGAACAATTCTAAATCAGGAAACCCAATGTTCATGGATCCGAGCAATCCGACATGGGGTTGGAGCTGGTTAGAGAGATGGATGGCTGGTCGGCCCTTAGACAACAGTTCCGAACAAAACAACGACAACGCTGCCTCAAAACCTATAACCCGCAACAACTCAACTCAACCAAACACACCATCATCCGCAAGAGCTGGCGGCGGCACtccaagaaacaaaaacagtttCTTCTCTCCTCCAACTCCCTCGAGGCTAAACCAATCCTCCCGAAAATCCAACGACGACGACGCCAAGAGCACGATCTCGGTCCTATCCGAGAGGAACCGTAGACACAGCATCGCTGGCTCATCGGTGAGAGACGACGAGAGCCTCGCCGGCTCGCAGACTCTCCCGAGCTATATGGTTCCGACTAAATCAGCTAGAGCCAGGGTCAACAAGCCGCAGAGCCCATCGAGCGGTGGTACCACGCAGGAGAACGATGGCTTTACGGCTAAGAAACGCCTCTCTTATCCGGCTTCGCCTGCGTTGCCTAAACCACGGCGGTTCTCAGCTCCGCCTAAGGTGGAGGGTGGCGGTGTCACTGTCACGAACGGAGGAGGAAGCTGA
- the LOC106424046 gene encoding protein IQ-DOMAIN 2 isoform X2: MGKKAKWFSSVKKAFSPDPKSKRKSPESPNGVISNPPDQARQSSPPPAPPPLEVRVAEVIVEQNRNLSPPSTDAVNATTIDVPVAPSSSAPPEVVVRPRAAAPTRFAGKSNEEAAAILIQTVFRGYLAKRALRAMRGLVRLRLLMEGSVVKRQAANTLKCMQTLSRVQSQIRTRRIRMSEENQARQKQLLQKHAKELAGLKNGDNWDDSIQSKEKVEAKLLSKYEATMRRERALAYAYTHQQNWKNNSKSGNPMFMDPSNPTWGWSWLERWMAGRPLDNSSEQNNDNAASKPITRNNSTQPNTPSSARAGGGTPRNKNSFFSPPTPSRLNQSSRKSNDDDAKSTISVLSERNRRHSIAGSSVRDDESLAGSQTLPSYMVPTKSARARVNKPQSPSSGGTTQENDGFTAKKRLSYPASPALPKPRRFSAPPKVEGGGVTVTNGGGS; this comes from the exons ATGGGGAAAAAGGCAAAGTGGTTTTCTAGCGTTAAGAAAGCTTTCAGCCCTGATCCTAAG TCAAAACGCAAGTCTCCGGAGAGTCCAAATGGTGTGATCTCTAACCCTCCTGACCAAGCCAGGcaatcttctcctcctcctgctcctcctcctcttgaGGTGAGAGTAGCTGAAGTGATTGTTGAACAGAACAGGAACCTTTCCCCTCCTTCGACAGATGCTGTGAATGCTACGACCATTGATGTTCCTGTAGCCCCATCTTCATCTGCTCCTCCTGAGGTGGTCGTTCGTCCTCGTGCTGCTGCACCTACTCGGTTTGCTGGAAAGTCTAACGAAGAAGCTGCTGCTATCTTGATTCAGACTGTATTCAGAGGCTATTTG GCAAAAAGAGCACTCCGGGCAATGAGGGGTTTGGTCAGGCTTAGGCTATTGATGGAAGGATCTGTTGTTAAACGCCAAGCCGCAAATACTTTAAAATGTATGCAGACTCTCTCGCGTGTGCAGTCACAGATCCGTACTAGGAGAATCAGAATGTCTGAAGAGAATCAGGCTCGCCAGAAACAACTCCTTCAGAAGCATGCCAAAGAGCTTGCTGGCTTGAAG AACGGGGACAACTGGGATGATAGCATTCAATCAAAGGAAAAAGTTGAAGCCAAGTTGCTGAGCAAGTACGAGGCGACGATGAGAAGGGAAAGGGCATTGGCTTATGCATACACTCATCAG CAAAACTGGAAGAACAATTCTAAATCAGGAAACCCAATGTTCATGGATCCGAGCAATCCGACATGGGGTTGGAGCTGGTTAGAGAGATGGATGGCTGGTCGGCCCTTAGACAACAGTTCCGAACAAAACAACGACAACGCTGCCTCAAAACCTATAACCCGCAACAACTCAACTCAACCAAACACACCATCATCCGCAAGAGCTGGCGGCGGCACtccaagaaacaaaaacagtttCTTCTCTCCTCCAACTCCCTCGAGGCTAAACCAATCCTCCCGAAAATCCAACGACGACGACGCCAAGAGCACGATCTCGGTCCTATCCGAGAGGAACCGTAGACACAGCATCGCTGGCTCATCGGTGAGAGACGACGAGAGCCTCGCCGGCTCGCAGACTCTCCCGAGCTATATGGTTCCGACTAAATCAGCTAGAGCCAGGGTCAACAAGCCGCAGAGCCCATCGAGCGGTGGTACCACGCAGGAGAACGATGGCTTTACGGCTAAGAAACGCCTCTCTTATCCGGCTTCGCCTGCGTTGCCTAAACCACGGCGGTTCTCAGCTCCGCCTAAGGTGGAGGGTGGCGGTGTCACTGTCACGAACGGAGGAGGAAGCTGA
- the BNAC02G03400D gene encoding uncharacterized protein BNAC02G03400D, producing the protein MEEEAGNGGSHKRMKPSDEEEKGDSRDGMSLDAAENEETETKLVASDEMELNIAQILDKIESFTQTVSNLLDTGKTMFKELSNEFEERLIMIHKEYVEKWQEEIKELRLLDASNEETTSLLHNARFLIQNPNIEP; encoded by the exons ATGGAAGAGGAAGCAGGAAACGGAGGATCTCATAAACGCATGAAGCCTTCT GATGAAGAGGAGAAAGGAGATTCGAGAGATGGAATGAGCCTTGATGCAGCTGAGAATGAGGAAACTGAGACGAAACTTGTTGCTTCTGATGAGATGGAGCTTAACATTGCTCAGATTCTCGACAAGATTGAGAGCTTCACTCAGACT GTTTCTAATCTGCTAGACACAGGGAAGACAATGTTCAAGGAACTCAGTAACGAATTTGAAGAGCGCTTGATCAT GATACACAAGGAGTATGTTGAGAAATGGCAGGAGGAGATCAAGGAATTGCGTTTGCTTGATGCATCGAACGAGGAGACTACTTCCCTCTTACACAACGCTCGCTTCCTCATTCAGAATCCTAACATTGAGCCTTGA
- the LOC106401048 gene encoding importin subunit alpha-9: MADDGSASNRRDPIKSSVGNVAGQRRRQQAVTVAKERRELLVRAKRLCRVGTNGGDEDARVENEMMIDEEQPVLEAQTVKAVEELKSAVQSQGKGAMQKRVTALRELRRLLSKSEFPPIDAALSAGAVPLLVQCLSFGSPDEQLLESAWCLTNIAAGKPEETKALLPALPLLIAHLGEKSSAPVAEQCAWAIGNVAGEGEELRNVLLSQGALPPLARMIFPDKGSTVRTAAWALSNLIKGPESKAAAQLVRADGIVDAILRHLKKTDEEIATEIAWIVVYLSALSDIATSMLLKGGILQLLVERLATSNSLQLLIPVLRSLGNFVSVDPKAMLTILVGGQNTEENVINVLAKCLRSEHRVLKKEAAWVLSNIAAGSIEHKRMIHSSEAMPLLLRLLSTSPFDIKKEVAYVLGNLCVESAEGGDARPRIIQEHLVSIVSGGCLRGFIDLVRSPDIEAARLGLQFIELVLRGMPNGEGSKLVEGEDGIDAMERFQFHENEELRVMANSLVDKYFGEDYGIDE, encoded by the exons ATGGCAGATGATGGCTCCGCGTCTAATCGAAGAGACCCGATTAAGTCCTCAG TTGGGAATGTTGCGGGACAAAGAAGGCGCCAACAAGCTGTTACGGTGGCCAAGGAAAGAAGAGAGTTACTGGTTCGGGCTAAGCGGCTTTGTAGGGTTGGTACTAATGGTGGTGATGAGGATGCTCGTGTTGAGAATGAAATGATGATTGATGAAGAGCAGCCAGTTTTGGAGGCTCAAACAGTTAAAGCCGTGGAAGAGCTCAAGTCTGCTGTTCAATCTCA GGGAAAAGGTGCAATGCAGAAGAGGGTGACTGCTCTTAGAGAACTCAGGCGTTTACTGTCGAAATCAGAGTTCCCTCCTATTGATGCTGCGCTCAGCGCTGGTGCAGTACCTTTGCTTGTGCAGTGTCTTTCATTCGGCTCTCCTGATGAACAG TTACTTGAGTCAGCTTGGTGTCTTACTAACATCGCTGCTGGAAAACCTGAAGAAACAAAAGCTCTGTTGCCTGCACTGCCTTTGCTCATTGCTCACCTTGGAG AAAAGAGCTCTGCGCCGGTGGCTGAGCAGTGTGCTTGGGCAATTGGTAACGTTGCGGGTGAAGGAGAAGAGTTGAGAAATGTACTTTTGTCTCAAGGGGCTTTGCCACCTCTAGCACGTATGATTTTTCCTGACAAGGGCTCAACTGTAAGAACAGCTGCATGGGCATTGTCAAATCTGATTAAG GGACCTGAATCAAAGGCAGCAGCGCAACTTGTCAGAGCCGATGGGATAGTTGACGCAATTCTCCGACACTTGAAAAAAAC GGATGAAGAGATTGCCACGGAAATTGCTTGGATCGTTGTTTACCTTTCTGCCCTCTCAGATATCGCTACAAGTATGCTTTTGAAGGGAGGCATTCTTCAGCTACTTGTCGAAAGATTAGCAACTTCAAACAGTCTACAACTTCTCATCCCG GTTCTACGAAGTTTAGGCAACTTTGTCTCTGTTGATCCCAAAGCAATGTTAACCATCCTTGTCGGTGGACAGAACACTGAAG AAAACGTCATTAATGTGCTTGCGAAGTGCTTAAGAAGCGAACACCGCGTCTTGAAGAAG GAAGCTGCGTGGGTGTTATCTAATATAGCTGCGGGATCTATTGAACACAAGAGAATGATACACTCATCTGAAGCAATGCCGTTGCTGCTACGGCTTCTCTCGACATCACCCTTTGATATAAAGAAAGAAGTTGCCTATGTCTTGGGAAATCTATGTGTAGAATCTGCAGAAGGAGGAGACGCAAGACCAAGGATAATTCAAGAGCACTTAGTCTCCATCGTCAGTGGCGGTTGCCTCCGGGGTTTTATTGACCTGGTCAGATCTCCTGATATAGAAGCTGCTAGGCTTGGTCTTCAATTCATTGAGCTA GTTTTAAGAGGAATGCCAAACGGAGAAGGCTCAAAGCTTGTGGAAGGAGAAGACGGGATAGATGCAATGGAGAGGTTCCAGTTCCATGAAAACGAAGAGCTGAGAGTCATGGCAAACAGTCTTGTGGATAAATACTTTGGTGAAGATTATGGAATCGATGAATGA
- the LOC106402210 gene encoding lipid phosphate phosphatase gamma: MDLPQQLKAVTLTHVRYRRGDQLGHFLAWISLVPVFISLGGFVSHFLFRRELQGIFFGLGLVISQLINEFIKTTVEQARPETCTLLEACDSHGWPSSHSQFVFFFATYFSLMGCKGIGFWFGLRSRWVLNLLHWCLAVVTMYSRVYLGYHTVAQVFAGAALGAVVGGSWFWVVNSVLYRYFAVIEESKLGRMLCVKDTSHIPDVLKFEYDNARAARNNTKSD; encoded by the coding sequence ATGGACCTACCACAACAGCTCAAGGCCGTAACTCTCACACACGTCCGCTACCGCCGCGGCGATCAGCTCGGGCACTTCCTCGCGTGGATCTCCCTCGTCCCGGTCTTCATCAGCCTCGGCGGTTTCGTCTCCCATTTCCTCTTCCGCCGCGAGCTCCAAGGGATCTTCTTCGGCCTCGGCCTCGTGATCTCGCAGCTCATCAACGAATTCATCAAAACCACCGTGGAGCAGGCTCGCCCCGAGACGTGCACCCTGCTCGAGGCCTGCGACTCGCACGGGTGGCCGTCGAGCCACTCGCAGTTCGTGTTCTTCTTCGCGACGTACTTTTCTTTGATGGGGTGCAAAGGGATCGGGTTCTGGTTCGGGTTGAGGAGCAGATGGGTTCTGAATCTGTTGCATTGGTGTCTTGCTGTTGTGACTATGTATTCTAGGGTGTACTTGGGGTACCACACCGTGGCGCAGGTTTTCGCGGGGGCGGCGTTGGGGGCGGTTGTTGGGGGGAGTTGGTTCTGGGTGGTGAATAGTGTGTTGTATCGTTATTTTGCGGTGATTGAGGAGAGTAAGTTGGGGAGGATGCTGTGTGTTAAGGATACTTCTCATATTCCTGATGTGTTGAAGTTTGAGTATGACAATGCTAGAGCTGCTAGGAACAACACTAAGTCCGATTGA
- the LOC106424008 gene encoding uncharacterized protein LOC106424008, with protein MMISRRPVSSPGQVEKYPPPFMGFLKSNSNGGSRSRSRSKGRSRASPLFVRRNKSAAAAVSQEPSSPKVTCMGQVRVKRSKPKIQPESRENPTRKRCEWIRNGLAGKIKTSSFWPKWKLFTFPCSRRKEKDSPVNQFNRPVTESSVEVAELNEDEEEENFKIPKLITSPASSATPPINALLLTRSRSAPYSSSSLAFRFWEENNEREAESRIERERNVRSEVAVGATGKMNGVNEPEANIGGDELGIVRRRELTRSKSAPARIGEKMVCFWMKKKVRQGLGLSRD; from the coding sequence ATGATGATTTCCCGGAGACCCGTTTCGAGTCCGGGTCAAGTCGAGAAGTATCCGCCGCCTTTCATGGGGTTCTTGAAGAGCAACAGCAACGGCGGGAGCAGAAGCAGAAGCCGAAGCAAAGGAAGGTCCCGCGCGAGCCCTCTCTTCGTTCGCCGGAACAAATCCGCGGCAGCCGCGGTGAGTCAAGAGCCATCGTCTCCGAAAGTCACTTGCATGGGTCAGGTCCGAGTCAAGCGATCGAAGCCCAAAATTCAACCCGAGTCTCGcgaaaacccgacccgaaaacGATGCGAGTGGATCCGCAACGGTCTCGCTGGGAAAATCAAAACGTCGTCGTTTTGGCCGAAATGGAAACTGTTCACGTTTCCGTGTTCTCGCCGGAAAGAGAAAGATTCTCCGGTAAATCAATTTAATCGTCCGGTGACGGAATCATCTGTAGAAGTTGCAGAGCTAAACGAAGACGAGGaggaagaaaatttcaaaatcccTAAATTAATCACGTCGCCGGCTTCCTCCGCCACGCCGCCGATAAACGCTCTTTTGCTGACGAGAAGCAGATCCGCGCCGTACAGTTCGTCTTCGCTGGCTTTCAGATTCTGGGAAGAAAACAACGAGCGAGAAGCAGAATCGCGAATCGAGAGAGAGCGAAATGTTAGATCGGAAGTTGCCGTCGGAGCCACCGGGAAAATGAACGGGGTTAACGAGCCGGAAGCGAACATTGGCGGGGATGAGTTAGGGATTGTGCGGCGGCGGGAGCTGACAAGGAGCAAATCGGCCCCGGCGAGGATCGGGGAGAAGATGGTGTGCTtctggatgaagaagaaggttaggcagggtttaggTCTGTCACGTGATTAG
- the LOC106424058 gene encoding fasciclin-like arabinogalactan protein 11 encodes MATSRIFMSSNLFIFFLVMATTNGQAPAPTPSGPTNITAVLEKAGQYTMFIRLLKSTQAADQINTQLNSSSSQGLTVFAPTDNAFSSLKSGTLNSLSDQQKVQLVQFHVLPTLLTMPQFQTVSNPLRTQAGDGQNGKFPLNITSSGNQVNITTGVVSATVANSVYSDKQLAVYQVDQVLLPLAMFGSSSAPAPAPEKGGLVSKGSAPSGDDGGDSTDSSDTERIRYGLISTTMAAIAAYFLWI; translated from the coding sequence atggCTACTTCAAGAATATTCATGTCCTCTAATCTATTCATTTTCTTCCTTGTCATGGCTACAACCAATGGTCAGGCTCCAGCACCAACTCCTTCAGGTCCAACCAACATAACCGCAGTCCTAGAAAAGGCTGGTCAATACACAATGTTCATAAGACTCCTCAAGAGCACACAAGCCGCAGACCAAATCAACACTCAGCTCAATTCTTCCTCGAGCCAAGGCTTAACCGTGTTTGCCCCAACCGATAACGCATTTAGCAGCCTCAAATCCGGAACCTTAAACTCGTTATCTGACCAGCAAAAGGTTCAGCTTGTTCAGTTCCATGTCCTTCCTACACTCTTGACCATGCCTCAGTTCCAAACCGTTAGTAACCCCTTACGCACGCAAGCTGGTGATGGACAAAACGGTAAATTCCCTCTTAACATTACTAGCTCCGGTAACCAAGTCAACATCACCACGGGAGTTGTCAGCGCAACGGTGGCTAACTCTGTCTACAGCGATAAGCAGCTTGCAGTTTATCAAGTGGATCAAGTTTTGCTTCCATTAGCAATGTTTGGTTCAAGCTCGGCTCCTGCTCCTGCGCCTGAGAAAGGTGGCTTGGTTTCGAAAGGCTCAGCTCCAAGTGGGGACGATGGAGGAGATTCTACTGATTCATCTGACACAGAGAGGATCAGATACGGTTTAATCTCCACCACCATGGCAGCCATTGCTGCTTATTTTCTGTGGATATAA
- the BNAANNG18450D gene encoding uncharacterized protein BNAANNG18450D: MMMDVDKPPQDISPAIMDAEITREEISPSQHERWRCLVLDIELRAQEDSHGSKRFNFSPMASPRIGPSSSSRRRTNLKNVFTFRNRNNNAADIEEGSALVSNIPRTWSLTNLLTLRKSNKTESLPVTPLVHSNPESMHGSYTVDDDQVREHTLPIRRSRSVPTLIDKDGNAKPLGLLRVIPTPSRLDTKTSNDHDGGENVPEEEAVCRICMVELGEDSEAFKMECMCKGELALSHKACTIKWFTIKGNITCDVCKQAVKNLPVTLLRVEDSSSQDRSRRTLNEWHDVPVLVIVSMLAYFCFLEQLLVMEMKSSAVAVALPFSCIIGLLASVISTTMVKRSYVWIFATVQFGLVVLFGHVFYSVLKQPVVCIVLATMIGFGLTMSGTTAINELFKWRRSHSHHQEPVSTQVAPPQSQTAE, encoded by the exons ATGATGATGGATGTTGATAAACCTCCCCAAGATATTTCTCCAGCTATAATG GATGCTGAGATCACAAGAGAGGAGATATCACCGAGCCAACACGAAAGATGGAGATGCCTTGTGTTAGATATAGAGTTGAGAGCACAAGAAGACTCTCATGGCTCCAAAAGATTCAACTTCTCTCCCATGGCAAGTCCTAGAATCggtccttcctcttcttcaagaagaagaaccaaTCTCAAGAACGTCTTTACCTTCAGAAACCGAAACAACAATGCAGCAGATATTGAGGAAGGTTCGGCTCTGGTGTCTAACATCCCAAGAACATGGTCTCTCACCAATCTCTTAACCCTCCGAAAATCCAACAAGACAGAGTCTTTACCTGTAACCCCTTTGGTTCACTCCAATCCTGAGTCAATGCACGGAAGCTACACCGTTGATGATGATCAAGTCAGAGAGCATACACTGCCTATTCGCCGTTCACGTTCTGTCCCAACACTCATTGATAAAGATGGAAATGCAAAGCCCTTAGGGCTTCTCCGTGTGATTCCTACTCCATCTCGGCTAGATACTAAGACGAGTAATGATCATGATGGGGGAGAAAATGTTCCGGAAGAGGAAGCTGTGTGCAGGATCTGTATGGTTGAGCTGGGAGAAGATTCAGAAGCTTTCAAGATGGAATGCATGTGCAAAGGGGAGCTAGCTCTTTCCCACAAAGCCTGCACCATCAAATGGTTCACTATCAAAGGGAACATAACCTGTGACGTCTGCAAACAAGCTGTTAAGAATCTCCCCGTGACGCTTCTCCGTGTGGAGGATTCTTCTTCTCAGGACCGGTCTAGGCGTACGTTAAACGAATGGCATGATGTGCCGGTTCTCGTCATTGTGAGCATGCTTGCTTACTTCTGTTTCCTCGAGCAGCTTTTGGTGATGGAGATGAAGTCTAGTGCCGTTGCAGTAGCTTTGCCATTCTCTTGCATTATTGGTCTTCTTGCATCGGTTATATCAACAACAATgg TGAAAAGGAGCTATGTGTGGATCTTTGCAACCGTTCAGTTTGGTTTAGTTGTCCTGTTCGGACATGTTTTCTACTCAGTT CTTAAGCAGCCGGTTGTGTGCATTGTCTTAGCCACTATGATCGGATTTGGACTCACCATGTCCGGCACAACGGCTATTAACGAGCTTTTTAAATGGAGGAGAAGCCATAGTCATCACCAGGAACCAGTAAGCACTCAGGTGGCTCCACCACAGTCTCAGACAGCAGAGTAG